The following proteins are encoded in a genomic region of Takifugu rubripes chromosome 9, fTakRub1.2, whole genome shotgun sequence:
- the ptpn5 gene encoding tyrosine-protein phosphatase non-receptor type 5, which translates to MTRRLSSTRSHTEDSIFLRPDEDPVWLDEPAKIEKLGDGVPKNDQFPKCKDGPAGGQSPQGEEVFMHKVYALVVQIHCWAAVFVISQVTGYWVFFVLEGNGPVSSVYKALQVIDFYLGFILPCHPIFGMDSVVLMREVLNTKQHNWIIHGIAGMGVAICVVMVVHMVYKWRHNSGLCSGMASQDMGDRRQSVSRQPSFTLSEWTDAQEDLLDTDAAPQTPVFEMGTDTKTEGDAATLTVTAVGLQERRGSNVSLTLDMCTPGCTEPYGYGAQLSPRDQSAQEYLRQGTHVLTPIMLHTRAMDDQSLQSEFYETPMNFVDPKEYNYPGLVRKNRYKTILPNTHSRVILKSHDEEDFLSTYINANYLKGYGDEDRAYIATQGPTVNTMGDFWRMVWQERSPIIVMITNLEEKNEKCAEYWPEDTVTHEGIEITVVTVTQEDDYSLRVFTLNCDGEERSLHHYWYTSWPDQKTPDKAPPLLELVQQVERARDEAPPLAGPTVVHCSAGIGRTGCFIATSILCKQLRTEGVADILRTMCQLRLDRGGMIQTCEQYQFVHHVLSLYEKQISHTAEE; encoded by the exons ATGACCCGTCGGCTGAGCTCCACCCGTTCCCACACTGAGGACTCCATCTTCCTGCGGCCCGACGAGGACCCCGTCTGGCTGGACGAGCCTGCGAAGATCGAAAAGCTCGGGGACGGCGTCCCTAAAAACGACCAGTTTCCAAAATGTAAAGACGGGCCCGCAGGGGGCCAGAGCCCACAGGGGGAAGAAGTGTTTATGCACAAGGTATACGCGCTGGTGGTCCAGATCCACTGCTGGGCCGCAGTGTTTGTCATCTCCCAAGTCACG ggcTATTGGGTCTTTTTCGTGCTGGAAGGAAACGGACCAGTCTCTTCCGTCTACAAGGCCCTGCAGGTCATTGACTTCTACCTGGGCTTCATCTTACCCTGCCACCCCATTTTTGGAATGGAT TCGGTGGTGCTGATGAGGGAAGTTCTAAACACCAAACAGCACAACTGGATCATCCACGGAATAGCGGGGATGGGTGTGGCCATCTGCGTTGTCATG GTGGTGCACATGGTGTACAAATGGCGCCACAATTCTGGTCTGTGCTCGGGAATGGCGTCGCAGGACATGGGCGATCGGCGCCAGTCCGTGAGCCGCCAGCCCTCTTTCACCCTGTCAGAGTGGACAGACGCGCAGGAGGATCTTCTGGATACAGACGCTGCCCCCCAGACCCCTGTGTTTGAAATGGGGACAGACACCAAGACAGAGGGCGACGCCGCCACCCTCACTGTCACAGCTGTAGGCCTTCAGGAGAG GAGGGGCTCCAATGTGTCCCTGACCTTGGACATGTGTACTCCGGGCTGCACCGAGCCCTACGGCTACGGAGCCCAGTTGTCCCCCAGAGACCAATCAGCCCAAGAGTATCTCCGCCAGGGGACACACGTCTTGACCCCCATCATGCTCCACACGCGGGCCATGGACGACCAAAGCCTGCAGTCCGAGTTCTAT GAAACTCCCATGAACTTTGTTGACCCGAAGGAATACAACTACCCAGGCCTGGTGAGAAAGAACCGCTATAAAACCATCTTACCCA ACACGCACAGCCGAGTGATCCTGAAGTCACATGATGAAGAGGATTTCCTGTCTACATACATCAATGCTAATTATCTTaaa GGTTATGGGGACGAGGACCGTGCCTACATCGCAACCCAGGGACCCACCGTCAACACGATGGGGGACTTCTGGAGGATGGTTTGGCAGGAAAGGAGCCCGATTATCGTGATGATCACcaacctggaggagaaaaacGAG AAATGTGCAGAATACTGGCCCGAGGACACTGTGACCCACGAGGGTATCGAGATCACTGTCGTCACTGTTACCCAGGAGGATGACTACAGTCTGAGGGTGTTTACCTTAAAC TGCGACGGAGAGGAGCGCAGTCTCCATCATTACTGGTACACCTCGTGGCCTGATCAGAAGACTCCAGACAAGGCCCCGCCTCTCCTGGAGCTGGTGCAGCAAGTGGAAAGGGCCCGGGATGAGGCCCCACCCTTGGCCGGTCCTACAGTTGTTCACTGCAG TGCTGGTATTGGTCGAACTGGCTGCTTCATCGCCACCTCCATCCTTTGCAAGCAGCTGAGGACTGAGGGCGTGGCGGACATCCTGAGGACAATGTGTCAACTCCGTCTGGACAG GGGTGGGATGATCCAGACGTGCGAGCAGTACCAGTTTGTGCATCACGTTCTCAGCCTGTACGAGAAGCAGATATCTCACACCGCCGAGGAGTAG